In a genomic window of Gavia stellata isolate bGavSte3 chromosome 30, bGavSte3.hap2, whole genome shotgun sequence:
- the ADORA3 gene encoding adenosine receptor A3: protein MPNDSLVLSSLDGIYIGTECLVALFATLGNILVIWVVKLNSTFQNMTMYFIVSLALADIAVGILVMPLAIVVSLGIHIHFYTCLFMCCLMVVFTNASILSLLAIAIDRYLRVKLPTRYKIITTERRVWWALGSCWSVSLLVGLVPMFGWSKTEPRNPDGLRCRFTSVMRMDYMVYFGFFTWTLVPLVIMCTLYVEIFYIIRTKLSQGTTSMRGGGVFYGQEFKTAKSLALVLFLFAVSWLPLCIINCISYFYPECQIPPYLMYLGILLSHANSAMNPIVYACKIKKFKTTYLLILRTYILCKKPDPVLTEQTTDQQS from the exons ATGCCAAACGACAGCCTGGTGCTGAGCAGCCTGGATGGGATTTACATCGGTACCGAGTGCTTGGTTGCTTTGTTTGCCACTTTGGGTAACATCCTGGTCATCTGGGTGGTGAAGCTGAACTCGACATTTCAGAACATGACTATGTACTTCATCGTTTCCCTGGCGCTGGCTGATATCGCAGTGGGGATCCTTGTCATGCCCCTGGCCATCGTGGTGAGTCTGGGCATCCACATCCACTTCTACACCTGCCTATTTATGTGCTGCCTGATGGTGGTTTTCACCAATGCATCCATCCTCTCCCTCCTGGCCATCGCGATCGACAGGTACCTGCGAGTGAAGCTGCCAACCAG ATACAAAATAATCACTACAGAGAGAAGAGTGTGGTGGGCGCTGGGCTCGTGCTGGTCTGTGTCCCTGCTGGTAGGATTAGTCCCCATGTTTGGATGGAGCAAGACAGAACCAAGAAACCCTGACGGTCTCAGGTGTCGATTTACCTCTGTGATGAGGATGGATTACATGGTATATTTTGGCTTCTTCACATGGACCCTTGTCCCTCTGGTCATCATGTGTACTCTGTATGTTGAAATCTTTTACATCATCCGGACAAAGCTAAGTCAAGGTACAACCAGCATGAGAGGGGGAGGAGTTTTTTATGGACAGGAGTTCAAGACAGCCAAATCTCTAGCActtgttctctttctgtttgcagtatCCTGGTTGCCGCTGTGCATTATAAACTGCATTTCCTACTTTTACCCTGAATGTCAGATTCCCCCCTATTTGATGTACTTGGGAATCTTGCTATCCCATGCCAATTCTGCCATGAACCCCATTGTCTATGCTTGCAAGATAAAGAAGTTCAAAACCACATACCTTTTAATTTTAAGGACCTATATCTTGTGCAAAAAACCAGACCCAGTTCTTACAGAGCAAACAACAGACCAACAGTCATAA
- the LOC104262542 gene encoding adenosine receptor A3-like has product MGNVCVLPAAGHAWLQMSKMSVGSLDVIYITMESVIGIFAVAGNALVIWAVKLNPALQKTTFFYIISLALTDIAMGILVTPLAVMVSLGVVMHFYSCLFMCCLMMIFSHASILSLLAIAVDRYLRVKLPTRYRAAITKKRIRVILGLCWLVSVLVGLVPMLGWNQHTGSSSYIECRYLAVMRMDYVVYFSFFAWILLPLLIMCALYTEIFYIMWIKLSLSSASPPGGGTVCGKEYKTAKYLALILLLFAVSWLPLGILNCILFFCPSCAIPQPLIYVGILLSHANSAMNPIVYAFKIQKFKETYIFILRTYILLQKTESVISSAEHAAEQLGASTV; this is encoded by the exons ATGGGAAATGTCTGTGTCCTCCCGGCTGCCGGCCATGCTTGG CTTCAGATGTCCAAAATGTCAGTAGGCAGCCTGGATGTGATCTATATCACGATGGAGTCTGTTATTGGGATATTTGCAGTGGCGGGCAATGCCTTGGTGATCTGGGCAGTGAAGCTGAACCCAGCTCTTCAGAAGACCACCTTCTTTTACATCATTTCCCTGGCACTCACTGACATTGCCATGGGGATTCTTGTCACACCGCTGGCTGTCATGGTGAGCCTGGGAGTCGTCATGCATTTCTACTCCTGCCTGTTCATGTGCTGCCTGATGATGATCTTTTCTCATGCCTCGATCCTGTCTCTCCTGGCCATTGCAGTAGACAGATACCTGCGAGTGAAGCTGCCGACCAG GTATAGGGCAGCCATCACGAAGAAAAGGATTCGTGTGATTCTGGGACTCTGCTGGCTCGTGTCCGTGCTGGTGGGGCTGGTTCCCATGCTGGGGTGGAACCAGCACACGGGCAGCTCCAGCTACATCGAGTGTCGCTATTTGGCTGTGATGAGAATGGATTATGTGGTGTATTTCAGCTTCTTtgcctggatcctccttccctTGCTCATCATGTGTGCCCTCTACACTGAGATTTTCTACATCATGTGGATAAAACTAAGCCTGAGCTCAGCAAGTCctccaggaggaggaacagTTTGTGGGAAGGAATACAAAACGGCCAAATATCTggccctcatcctcctcttgtTTGCAGTGTCCTGGCTGCCCCTGGGCATCCTAAACTGCATTTTGTTCTTCTGCCCCTCCTGTGCCATCCCGCAGCCTCTGATCTACGTGGGCATCCTGCTGTCTCATGCCAACTCAGCCATGAACCCCATCGTCTATGCcttcaaaatacagaagttcAAAGAAACTTACATTTTCATTCTGAGGACTTACATCCTGCTCCAGAAGACGGAGTCGGTTATTTCTAGCGCAGagcatgcagcagagcagctgggagcgAGCACCGTCTGA